The genomic DNA GGACAGAAGTAATAATAGCCGGTGCGGGACTGGCAGCACATCTTCCCGGAGTAATAGCATCAAAAACTATTCTTCCGGTGGTAGGAGTACCTTTGGAAGCGGCCTTGGACGGTCTTGATTCATTATTTTCCATTGTACAGATGCCGAAAGGGATTCCTGTGGCAACAGTGGGGATAAATAATTCATATAATGCAGGGATGACCGCAATTCAGATAATGGCTCTGAAATACCCGGAATTAAAAGAAAAGCTTATATTGTACAGAAAAAGCATGAAGGAAAAGTTTATAGAAGAAAATAATAATGTAGTTGATTTATAAAATAAAAACCAGGAGGCACGCTATGGAAAAAAAAGATTTCCTATATGAAGGAAAGGCAAAGCAGATTTATTCAACAGATGATGAAAATTACGTGATTATTCACTATAAAGATGATGCAACAGCAGGGAACGGAGAAAAAAAAGGAAGCATAAAGGATAAGGGCATAATCAACAACCAGATAACGGCTCTTTTATTTACAAGACTTGAGGAAAAAGGGATAAGAACACATTTTAAGGAAAAGCTCAATGACAGAGACCAGCTGTGTGAAAAAGTGAAGATATTTCCGCTGGAGGTAATAGTAAGAAATATAATAACAGGCTCTATGTCAAAAAGGCTCGGTGTAAAAGAGGGAACAAAGCCTGAAAATACTATACTGGAAATCTGTTATAAAAATGATGAATACGGAGATCCGTTAATTAACGACCATCATGCTGTGGCATTAGGTCTGGCTACATACGATGAATTAAAGAAAATTTATGAAATTACCCTGAAAATAAATGATTTCTTAAAGGAATTATTTGATAAAGAAGGAATAATACTTGTAGATTTTAAGATTGAATTTGGAAAAAACAGCAAGGGAGAAATACTTCTTGCTGATGAAATTACTCCTGATACATGCAGACTATGGGATAAGGAAACAGGAAAAAAACTGGATAAAGACAGATTCAGACAGGATCTGGGTGGTATAGAGGAAGCATATATAGAGATTTTAAAAAGACTAGAGGCATAACTATGATAATGGAAGATAATAATTTAGCTGAGGATAAAATGGAAGAAGAATGCGGAATTTTTGGAGTTTATTCCAAAGAAGTACGCGATGATATTATGGGACTCGGATATTACGGCTTGTTTGCCCTGCAGCACAGAGGGCAGGAAAGTGCCGGACTTACTGTAAGCAATATGGGTGTTCTGGAAACCATAAAAGGAATGGGTCTGGTTTCAGAGGTTTTTACTGATAAGGATCTGACAGAAAATAAAGGAAATGCACTGATAGGGCATGTAAGATATTCTACTACGGGAAGCTCGTCGCTTATGAATGCACAGCCTCTCGGCGGATATTTTATGCTGGGGCAGTTTGCTATAGCACATAACGGGAATTTGGTTAATACTGCAACCCTGAGAAGACAGCTGGAATCAGAAAGTGCTGTTTTTCAGACAACTACAGATACTGAACTGATACTTAACCTGTTATCAAGATATTCCAGAAACGGAATAAAATCCATGATAGTAAATACCATGAAAACAATAAAGGGTTCATTTGCACTTGTGATGCTTATAGGGGACAAGCTTATCGGCGTAAGAGATCCGAATGGTATAAGACCCCTTTGTCTGGGCAAAATAAACGGAGGGACTTATGTGCTGGCTTCGGAAACCTGTGCGCTTGACACTGTAGATGCTAAGTTTATAAGGGATATAGAACCCGGCGAGATAGTAATAATAGATTCTGACGGAGTAGATTCGATAAAGTATGAAAAAAACAGCTCCAAAGCTCCGTGCTCATTTGAGTATATTTACTTTGCAAGACCTGATACCAAAATAGACGGTATAGATGTTTACAGCGTAAGACATCAGACAGGAAAGTATCTGTACAGACAGAATCCCATAGAAGCAGATGTGGTAATAGGCGTACCTGATTCGGGAATACCGGCGGCAATCGGTTATTCCGAGGAAAGTAAAATACCTTATGGTATAGGACTGGTAAAAAATAAATATATAGGAAGAACTTTTATCAGCCCCAGTCAGGAATTAAGGGAAAAATCAGTGAAAGTAAAGCTGAATGCAATAAAAAAAGTAGTAGAAGGAAAAAGAGTAGTAGTAATAGATGATTCGCTGGTAAGAGGAACTACTTCAAAAAAATTGGTGAAAATGCTGAGAGAAGCAGGTGCAAAGGAAGTACATTTCCGATCGGCATCTCCTGTGGTAAAAAATGAATGTTATTTTGGAATAGATATTGCCACAAAAAAAGAACTCATAGGAAGTAAAATGAGCCTTGAGGAAATAAGGGAGAAAATAGATGCAGATTCACTGGATTATCTTACACTGGAGAATCTAAAACTGACATTGGGCGGAACCAATTTCTGTATGGGATGCTTTACAGGAAATTATCCGATAACTGATATGGAAAATAAATCTTTGGAGGATGAAGATGCTGACTTATAAAAATTCTGGGGTGGACAAAGAAGAGGGATACAAAAGCGTAGATATGATAAAGCAAATGGCTGTAAATACTTATTCGAAAAAAGTATTGAACGAGCTTGGAAGTTTTGGTGCTATGTATAAGCTGGGAAGATATAAAAACCCTGTTCTGGTATCCGGGACAGACGGAGTGGGAACAAAGCTGAAACTGGCTTTTCACCTGAAAAAATATGATACTATAGGAATAGACTGTGTTGCTATGTGTGTAAATGATATTTTGTGCCACGGAGCAGAGCCTATGTTTTTTCTTGATTATCTTGCATGCGGCAAGCTTGATGCAGGAGTATCTTCCGAGATTGTAAAGGGAGTAGCCGAAGGGTGTCTTAGCTCGGGAATGTCTCTGGTAGGCGGAGAAACAGCTGAAATGCCGGGGTTTTATAATGAAGGGGAATATGATATAGCAGGTTTTGCAGTAGGGGTAGTAGAAAAAAAGAAAGTGATAAACGGTGAAAAAATAAAAGAGGGAGATATAATTATCGGACTTGAATCAAGCGGTGTACACAGTAATGGATTTTCACTCGTAAGAAAGCTTGTGACTGATCTTGATGAAGAATATAACGGACAGAAAATATCCGAATATCTTTTGACTCCCACAAAAATATATGTAAAGCCTGTATCAAAAATAATAAAGAAATTTAAGGTAAAAGGTATGGCTCATATCACAGGAGGCGGACTTATAGAAAATGTACCGCGTGTAATCCCTGACGGTTTAAGTGCGGTAATTTACAAAGATAAAATAAAGGTTCCGGAAATTTTCACTTATCTTCAGTCAAAAGGTGTTCCGGAAGAAGAAATGTGGGGAACATTTAATATGGGAATCGGTTTTATAATAGTAGTAAAAGAAAAAGATAAGGATAAAGTAATGAAAAAGCTGTCAAAATATGGAGAAAATGCATATGAGATAGGACGTATAGAAAAAGGAGATAATAAAATATGCCTAAAATAGCAGTTTTAATTTCCGGTGGAGGATCAAATTTACAGTCTGTAATTGATAATATAAAAAATAGGGATCTGGACTGCAGTATCGAATATGTGATAGCTGACCGAGAATGTCACGGAATAGAAAGAGCAGAAAATGAAGGTATAAAAACAGTGCTTTTGGATAGAAAAAAATACAAAAATTCCCTGTCGGAAAAAATCGGGGAAATTTTGGAGGAAAACGTTGATTATATAGTGTTAGCAGGCTTTTTATCTATTCTTGAACCGGAATTCGTAAAAAAGTGGGACAGGAAAATAATAAATATACATCCCTCATTGCTGCCAAAATACGGAGGAGCAGGAATGTACGGAATTAAAATACATGAAGCAGTCATTAAAAATAAAGAGAAAGAAAGCGGATGTACTGTTCATTACGTAGATACAGGTATAGATACCGGAGAAATTATAATTCAGGAAAAGGTAGCAGTATCACCTGATGATACACCGGAAACATTACAGGAGAAAGTATTGGAAAAAGAGCATATAATTTTAACAAAGGCAATAAAGAAAGTTTTCACAGACTAGCAGTATAACGAAGCATAAGCTAAAGATTAGCCGGGTATTATGCCGGAATATTTAATTTAATCGGGAGTGAGATATGATAAATAGAGCTTTGATAAGTGTTTATAAAAAAGATAATATACTGGAATTTTCAAAATTCCTTATAGAAAAAAATGTAGAAATAATATCTACAGGCGGTACATACAGATATTTGAAGGAAAACGGAATACCTGTAACAGAAGTTTCGGAGATAACAAAATTCAAAGAGATGCTTGACGGAAGAGTAAAAACACTGCATCCAAATATACACGGCGGGATACTTGCTGTAAGGGATAATGCAGAGCATATGAGGACTATAGAGGAAAACGATATAAAGCCTATTGATATGGTAATTGTAAATTTATATCCGTTTTTTGAAGAGGTGAAAACGGATAAAAGCTTCGAGGAAAAAGTAGAGTTCATCGATATAGGCGGACCAACTATGCTGAGATCCGCTGCTAAATCTTTTAAGGATGTAGTGGTAATATCAGACACGGACGATTATGAAAAAATAAAAGAAGAAATAAATGAATCAGGGGATGTAAGCTTTGAGACAAGAAAAAATCTTGCAGGAAAAGTATTTAATCTTTGCTCGGCCTATGATGCAGCTATATCGGAATTTCTTCTGAATGAAGAATTCCCGCATTATCTGAATATGTCTTATGAAAAAATGTTTGACTTAAGGTACGGGGAAAATCCACATCAAAAAGCTGCTTATTATGTATCGACAGTTCAGGACGGAGCAATGAAGGATTTCAAACAGCTGAACGGGAAGGAACTGTCTTTTAATAATATAAGGGATATGGATATAGCGTGGAAAATAGTAAATGAATTTGACGAACCGGCGTGTTCTGCAATAAAACATTCTACGCCGTGCGGTGCAGCTGTGGGAAAAACTCCTTTTGAAGTATATCAGAAGGCTTATGAATGTGATCCTGTATCAATATTCGGAGGAATAGTGGCTGTTAATAAAGAGGTGGATGAGGAAACTGCTGCAGAAATGGCAAAGATTTTTCTGGAGATTGTCATAGCACCTTCTTATACTGAAAAAGCCCTTGAAATATTAAAGGGCAAGAAAAACCTTAGAGTAATTGAAGCTAAAACAGGGAAGGTGCAGGATAAGCTCGAGTATGTAAAAGTAGACGGAGGTCTGCTTGTGCAGGATGTAAATAAAGAGATGATGAAAGAATTTAATATAGTAACAAAAAAAGCTCCCGATGAAACTGAAATAGGAGATATGATTCTTGGCATGAAAGTAGTCAAGCATGTAAAATCCAATGCTATAGTAGTAGTAAAAGACGGTATGGCAAAAGGAATAGGAACCGGCGAAACAAACAGAATCTGGGCCACAATGCAGGCTTTGGAAAGAGCAAAGGACGGCTCTGTTCTTGCATCTGATGCATTTTTTCCATTCAGGGACTGTGTAGATGAAGCTGCCAAAGCCGGAATCACTGCTATAATACAGCCCGGAGGCTCGATGAGAGATCAGGAATCTGTAGATGCATGTAATGAACATGGTATATCAATGGTATTTACCGGAATAAGACATTTTAAACATTAGGAGAAAAAATGAAAATATTGATAATAGGAAGCGGAGGAAGAGAACACGCAATTGCATGGAAGCTGTCACAGAATCCAAAGGTAGAAAAAATATATACAGCAGCAGGAAATGCAGGCATAGACCTTTTGGAAAAAGGAGAATGCATAAATCTGAAAACTGTTGATGAAATATTGGAATTTGCGGCAGAAAAATCAATTGATCTGACAATAGTAGGAAGTGAAGAGCTTCTTGTGGAGGGAATAGTTGATAAATTTACCGAGAAAAATCTGAAAATTTTCGGGCCTGATAAATATGCGGCACAATTAGAGGGAAGTAAGGTTTTTTCAAAAGATTTTATGAAAAAATACGGAGTAAAAACAGCAGAATATATGACCTTTTCAGACAGCAGCAAAGCTCTGGAATACCTGGGAAAGGTAGAATTTCCCGTAGTGGTAAAGGCAAGCGGGCTTGCAGCAGGGAAAGGTGTAATAATAGCACAAAATAAAGAAGAAGCAGAAAAAGCCGTGAATGAAATAATGGTGGAAATGAGATTTGACAGTGCCGGAAATGAAGTGGTGATTGAAGAGTTTCTTGAAGGATATGAAGCTTCTGTTTTGTCATTCACAGATTCTGAAACAATTCTGACCATGGTAAGTGCCAAGGATCATAAAAAGATCGGAGAAAATGAAACAGGATTGAATACCGGAGGAATGGGAGCTATATGTCCGAATCCTTATATGACTGAGGATGTAGAGGAAGCATTCAGAAAAGAGATACTGGAACCGACACTGAAGGGAATCAAAGCAGAAAAAATGGATTTTGCCGGTATAATATTTTTTGGCGTAATGATAACCAAAAAAGGTGTATACCTTCTGGAATATAATATGAGACTGGGAGATCCGGAAACGCAGGCGGTTCTTCCGCTGCTGAAAACAGATCTTCTGGATATAATTGACAGCTGTATGAATAAAGAGCTTAATAAAATAACACTTGAATGGAAAAAAGGATTTTCATGCTGTGTAGTGGCTTCTTCCGGCGGATATCCCGGAGATTATAAAAAAGGATATGAAATTAGCTTTAATGAAAAGGACGGGCTTGTATTTCTGGCCGGGGTAACGGAAAAAAACGGGAAATTTCTTACTTCCGGAGGAAGAGTATTAAGCACTGTAGGCTTGGGAGATACTTTGGAAGAAGCAAGGAAAAATGCATATAACATTTTGGAAAATATAAATTTTGCCGGTAAATACTGCAGAAAAGATATTGGGAAAATTCCGGTATAATAGTATTATAATCTGCGGGAAATAATTTTCTGATTTTTTAATAAATATTATCTGTAAAAACAGGGATTTTTAATATTTAAATCAGATTGACAAAAATATAAAATAAATGGTATATTAGCTGTGAGGATGTTCATATTTCGGGTTATTTAATATTTGGAATATTCTTAATACTTTTGATTTAGGAGGAAGAAATGAAAAAATTATTGATTAGCTTATTTACAATTGCTTCACTGGCTTCATTCTCAGATGAACTGATTATCCGCGGAGGATTTGACGTATTTAATGATTATAACGGAATGTCGGATTTCATAACAGGAGATCCCGGTGATGACAGTCTTGGATTTGAATTGGGGATAGAATATCTGAAAACTGTCGCACCAAATTTTTTAATAGGAGCAGGTATAGGATATCAGGGACATGCCAAGGCTGAAGGGAAAAAAGTACTGCTAAACAACTGGTATGATGCATCGGGAAATTATTACGAACATACATATGGTTATGATGATCAGGTTTATTATGACAGTATACCTTTATACATAACTGCAAAATATGAGTTTGATACACCGAATAAATATATAAAGCCATATGTAAAAGCCAACTTGGGTTACTCTTTCAATATTCATAAGAACGATCTTACGCTTAATGACAAAGTAACACAGTATGTATATGATTGGTATTATGATGATTATGACGAGTATACTTACTCGTATGATTCAAAATCATATGATACAGACATAGAGAACGGATTGTATTACGGAATAGGCGGGGGAGTACAGATAAACGGACTTACGATAGACCTTATGTATCAGGCAAACTATGCCAAAGCTAAAATTGACAATGGAAACGGTACAAGACAGGAACATGATCTGAATCTTTACAGACTAACATTAGGATTTGGTTATGCATTTGATTTTAGTTATTAAAAATATAAAAGATAAAAATATGAAAAAGCTGTTCCAAATTTATTTTGAAACAGCTTTTTTTTATAATCCAAACATTTCCTCGTACATTTTGAATACTTCGGTAACATCAAAATAAAATTTTGCAGTTTTTCCGTCAGGCATCTGTACTGTCAGAATGTCATAAGGGGTACCCTTATCATCATAAACAAGTGCCTGTCCGAGAACTGTTGAACCCGGATAATTAACAGAAAGGTATTTGTATTCTTCATCTACAGTTTTGACTTTTATGGCTGTCTCAAAACTTGATCCGTTTCCTGATTGTGTTTTGGTAATATTTTTTGTGTTTTCTTTAATAGAATTACCGGTTTTTGAATTTGATTTTGCACTTATATTTATGGAAAGTATAAGCATAGCTAGAATAATAAATTTTTTCATATTAAATCTCCTTTTGTTTTATTATTACGTCAATTATAGTTTATTTGACAAATAAAGTAAAATATAAATATCATATTAATTAATTTATTTGATTTAGTTTTTTTCATGCTCTAAGAATGAAAAAAATTTTCTGCAAAAATAAATGGAAATTCACATTAAGTTCATATTGGAGTGTTATAATAAGTGTGTAATAATAAGATACAGTTCTGCTGTATAAGGAGGCATCATGAAAAAAATAATATTAATTTTAGCATCGGTATTTATGCTGACTTCATGTATTTATGAAGACTATAATCACTATCCCCCGTCAAGAGGAAGACCGCCGTATAATAACGGCAACAAAAGACCAATTGGAAACGGAGGACCGCCCAGACCGGGGAATCCTAACAACGGAAGACCGAATCATGGAAGACCGAATCCCAATAACGGAAGACCAAATCATAATAACAGACACTAAAAATAAAAAACTGTTTCTTGTTTATTCTTGAAACAGTTTTTTATATGATCAGATATAATAAAAAATGTAGGAAAAAATAAACAGAAAATTTATACAAAAAAGCTGATTAATATCAGTATAAAACAGAAAAAATACCAGGAAAATAAGAATTTAAATTAAAGAAAAGCAAGGGGAAATACAGATATATCTTCATTTCAGCGGAAAAGTAAATTTGAAAATTTTTTGCAAATAACATATAATGTAAGAAATAAATTATTCGGGGTGGAAATAATGTCTAAAAATATAGTTTTTTTCGATGTGGAAACAAACGGTAAGGTAGGAAGCTCAGTTTTATCAATATCTGCAATCAAAGTAAATTTTAACGGCGAGATACAGAAATGGGAAAAAGTAGGGGAATACGACAGATTCTACTTTCGTAATCCCGGTGAAGCAATAAACATGGGAGCAATAAATGTAAACGGTCTTACAGATGATGTGCTGGAAAAGAAAAGGGAAGGAACTATATATCCGGTTCATTTTAAAGATGATATAGAGTCTTTTTATTCATTTTGTCAGGATACTGCTCATTATGTAGCACATAATATAAAATTTGACAGAAGCTTTATACCGTTTATGCTGAAAAACCAGTTTGACACTATGTTAGAAAATGTGGAAATAGTGAAAGCTGGAATAAACGAATACTATGGAACATATAAGTGGCCGAAGCTCAATGAATGCGCCAGATTTTATAATATTCCTTTTGACGACAGCAGTCTTCATGAAAGTTTATATGATGTTCTGATTACATTCAGAGTATTTTATAAAATGTCGAAACATCCAATTGCGAAAAATAAAATTTTTAATTTTCTGGAAAAATAGTAAATTTATATAAGCACTGTCCTTCTACTGGCTGTCTGCCGTATTTATGTCTGAAATAAAAGCGGGCAGAAGTGGCCGGGACCGTCAGTGCCGATTCTTTGAATATATGCCGGATTAGAGTATGGTATTTTGACATATTTGTATTTATGAAAATAAATATATCTGCGGTATAAATATTTTATATTGTCGGTTACTGTTATGGTCTGTAAAAGCACTAGTATACACATATTATATAGGTGATATAAAAAATATATATGTGATTTCTATTGACATTTATACGTGTTTTTATTATAATTCTAAATAATAGAATGTAATTTTAGGAGGAACTAAAATGATAAGTAAAAATCTGGAAAGCATGTGTCATCATAGGTAGTGAGTTTGTGCAGTTATGGTACAGACTCATGTTGAAATGATTAAATTGAGTCTTGCCTGTGATGCTTTCGGAATTTTTTTAACTTTAGTCCTTTTAAATAAGCTCTCAGGGAACTGAGAGAATTTTTTTTATTATAATCTTAAGGAAAGGAAGGTAGCTATGAAGAAAATAATCTTATTATTAATATTTCTGCTGAGTATACTGATGTGTTCCAAGAAAGAGGACGGTCAGACTGAAGCAACTGCCGGTGAGCAAAAGCTTCCTGATAAAATAATAGTCGGGCTTGATGACACATTTGCACCTATGGGATTTAGAGATGAGAAAGGCGAGCTTGTAGGATTCGATATTGATCTTGCGAAGGCAGTAGCTGAAAAACTTGGTATTGAAGTACAGTTTCAGCCGATAAACTGGGATTCAAAAGAAATGGAGCTGAAAAACGGAAATATTAATCTTATATGGAATGGTTTGTCAATAACTGAAGAAAGAAAAAAACAGCTTTTATTCTCAGTGCCTTATCTGGAAAATTCACAGATAATACTTGTGAAAAAAGATTCTCTTATTAAGACTAAAGAAGATCTGAAAGGCAAAATAATAGGAACACAGAGTAAAAGCAGCGGTGAAGATGCAGTTCTTGCTGATCCTGTTAATTCAGAGCTGAAAGAGCTGAGAACATATGATACTTATGATCAGGCATTCTTAGACCTGGATGCCGGAAGAATAGAGGCAATAGCAGGTGATGAGGTACTGGCAAGATTCATAAAAGCTAATAAAGAAAAGAAAGAAGGCAAAGAATTATACACTATTCTTGAAGGCAGCGACTTTGGAAAAGAGGAATACGGAATCGGAGCAAAAAAAGAAGATACATACTTAATTGAAAAAATAAATGAAACAATAGAAGAACTAAAAAAAGACGGTACATATAAAAAGATATACGATAAATGGTTTGGTGCAGAATAGGAGAAAAAATGAGCGAATTATCTATTTTTATTCAAATTCTAAGTTCATTGCCTAATGTGATAATAGTTTACACTGTTACGGCTTTGATATCGCTTCCGCTTGGTATAATCGGAGCATTGGCCTATACAGGTAATTCTGTGATCATAAAAAAAAGTATATCATTTTACACATGGATATTCAGGGGAACACCTCTGATACTTCAGTTATTCTTTATATATTACGGACTGCCGACGCTGACTAATAACGCAGTAGTCCTTGACAGAATGCCGGCTGCACTTATTACATTCATAATAAATTATACTGCATATCTTATAGAGATAATAAGAAGCGGACTGGAAAGCATTGATAAAGGTCAGGATGAGGCTGCCAAAGTACTTGGTTATTCATATTTCAAAAAAATATGGTATATTCTTCTGCCGCAGGCAATCAGAAGAGTACTGCCGTCACTTGGAAATGAGGCAATTACACTGGTAAAGGATACTGCACTTATATACATAATCTCATTAACGGAAATATTAAAAACAACCAAAGAGATAGCCAGCAGATATTCCATAATAACTCCGTATTTTTACGCCGGACTGATTTATCTGGGACTTAGTTTCCTTATAGACAGAATATTTAAAAATATGGAGAAAAGAAATAAGGTGAGAGTATAGCCATGGACATTATAGAAATAAGAAATATAAACAAAAGTTACGGTGAAAACAGGGTTTTGAATGATATTTCACTGAAAGTGGCAAAAGGGGAAGTAGTTTCCATTATCGGACCTTCGGGAAGCGGAAAGTCGACACTGCTGAGAAGTATAGCTGATCTTGAAACAGTAGACAGCGGAAGTATACTTATAGAAGGTTACGATATAACTGAAAAATCTATGGATAAGAAGGAAAAGAAAAAAATACTTTTGAAAACCGGCATGGTATTTCAGAATTTTAATCTTTTTCCTCATATGACTGTAAGAAATAATATAGCAAGAACCTTGAAGGTAGTAAAAAAAGCATCTGCTAAAGAAGCTGATGAAATAACAAAACAGATGCTGGCAAAAGTGGGACTTATAGATAAAATAGATAATTATCCAAATGAGCTGTCAGGCGGTCAGAAACAGAGAGCTGCAATAGCGAGGGCTATGGCGCTTGATCCAGATATTATGTTATTTGACGAGCCGACCTCGGCACTTGATCCTGAACTGGTAAAAGAGGTTCTTGATCTGATAAAGAAGCTGAGAGATGAAAAAACTACAATGTTAATAGTCAGCCATGAAATGAAATTTGTAAAAGAAATTTCCGATAAAGTAATAGTTATGGAAAAAGGAAAAATACTTGAGGAAGGAACATCTGGAAAAGTTTTTGAAAATTCTTCTTCTGAAAGAGTAAGGGAATTTTTGAAAAAGTAAAGATGTAACAAGATTATGAAGAAATCTTTTATAGTTACAATCACTGACTCAAAAGGAATCAAAAGTTATAAATTCAGTCAAAAAATAAAAAAGATAGTCTCTATGCTGGGAATTTCCGTAACAATATATCTGTTAATTTCTATAATTGCTTTATTATTTCTTGGAGGGTCTTATCTAAAAAATATAGATATTTTATCCCAAAACAGCGAACTGAGAAAATTTAAGAATGATTATGAAGAGGAACAGAAAAGGGAACAGGAAAGAGAAAATAAAAAAGCTACAATGAGCAATCTGAATGAGGTATCAAAAACAAAAAAAAGAAAAGTGCTTACAATGATACCAAATTCATATCCTGTAAAACCGGATACAAGAGTAACAAGTCCGTTCGGCGGAAGAATACACCCTATAGCAGGTGTGCAGAAAGATCATAAAGGGATTGATTTCGGAACAGGAATGAATGCTGATATATTTTCTACTGCTGATGGTATAGTAAGCTTTGCAGGACAGCAAAACGGATATGGAAATGTGGTAATAATCGATCACAGCTTCGGGCTGCAGAGCTTTTATGCACATTTGGATTCATATTCGGTAAAAACAAGGGAATTTGTAAAAAAAGGGCAGGTAGTAGCCAAAAGTGGAAATACCGGTAACAGCACCGGGCCGCACCTGCATTATGAAATAAGATTCTACGGGGTGCAGCTTGATCCTATGAATTTTATAAAATGGAGCGAAGATGATTTTGAATATTTATTTAAAAACGAGAGGAGTATAGAATGGGAGTCTTTTCTAAAGGAAATAATATGATTTCGGAAACAAATATAACAGTAATATCACAAAATACAGAACTGAAGGGTGATATAGTAACTGAGGGAATAATACAGATAGAGGGGAAAATAGACGGGAAAGTAGTTTCTAAGGATTCTGTAATTATAGGGACAGACGGTATAGTAAACGGTGAAATTTATTCAGAGGAAGCTGTAATAAACGGAACTCTTCTGGGAAAAGTAGAAGCTACAAAAGTAAAAATCGGTGAAAGAGGAAAAGTAAACGGTACAATAATATCAGAAGTATTTGCA from Sebaldella termitidis ATCC 33386 includes the following:
- a CDS encoding 3'-5' exonuclease: MSKNIVFFDVETNGKVGSSVLSISAIKVNFNGEIQKWEKVGEYDRFYFRNPGEAINMGAINVNGLTDDVLEKKREGTIYPVHFKDDIESFYSFCQDTAHYVAHNIKFDRSFIPFMLKNQFDTMLENVEIVKAGINEYYGTYKWPKLNECARFYNIPFDDSSLHESLYDVLITFRVFYKMSKHPIAKNKIFNFLEK
- the purD gene encoding phosphoribosylamine--glycine ligase, producing the protein MKILIIGSGGREHAIAWKLSQNPKVEKIYTAAGNAGIDLLEKGECINLKTVDEILEFAAEKSIDLTIVGSEELLVEGIVDKFTEKNLKIFGPDKYAAQLEGSKVFSKDFMKKYGVKTAEYMTFSDSSKALEYLGKVEFPVVVKASGLAAGKGVIIAQNKEEAEKAVNEIMVEMRFDSAGNEVVIEEFLEGYEASVLSFTDSETILTMVSAKDHKKIGENETGLNTGGMGAICPNPYMTEDVEEAFRKEILEPTLKGIKAEKMDFAGIIFFGVMITKKGVYLLEYNMRLGDPETQAVLPLLKTDLLDIIDSCMNKELNKITLEWKKGFSCCVVASSGGYPGDYKKGYEISFNEKDGLVFLAGVTEKNGKFLTSGGRVLSTVGLGDTLEEARKNAYNILENINFAGKYCRKDIGKIPV
- a CDS encoding bactofilin family protein, yielding MGVFSKGNNMISETNITVISQNTELKGDIVTEGIIQIEGKIDGKVVSKDSVIIGTDGIVNGEIYSEEAVINGTLLGKVEATKVKIGERGKVNGTIISEVFAISEGGDFEGDKKMRIKKAESSYSDVSSELS
- a CDS encoding amino acid ABC transporter permease; this encodes MSELSIFIQILSSLPNVIIVYTVTALISLPLGIIGALAYTGNSVIIKKSISFYTWIFRGTPLILQLFFIYYGLPTLTNNAVVLDRMPAALITFIINYTAYLIEIIRSGLESIDKGQDEAAKVLGYSYFKKIWYILLPQAIRRVLPSLGNEAITLVKDTALIYIISLTEILKTTKEIASRYSIITPYFYAGLIYLGLSFLIDRIFKNMEKRNKVRV
- a CDS encoding amino acid ABC transporter ATP-binding protein; amino-acid sequence: MIEIRNINKSYGENRVLNDISLKVAKGEVVSIIGPSGSGKSTLLRSIADLETVDSGSILIEGYDITEKSMDKKEKKKILLKTGMVFQNFNLFPHMTVRNNIARTLKVVKKASAKEADEITKQMLAKVGLIDKIDNYPNELSGGQKQRAAIARAMALDPDIMLFDEPTSALDPELVKEVLDLIKKLRDEKTTMLIVSHEMKFVKEISDKVIVMEKGKILEEGTSGKVFENSSSERVREFLKK
- a CDS encoding amino acid ABC transporter substrate-binding protein — its product is MKKIILLLIFLLSILMCSKKEDGQTEATAGEQKLPDKIIVGLDDTFAPMGFRDEKGELVGFDIDLAKAVAEKLGIEVQFQPINWDSKEMELKNGNINLIWNGLSITEERKKQLLFSVPYLENSQIILVKKDSLIKTKEDLKGKIIGTQSKSSGEDAVLADPVNSELKELRTYDTYDQAFLDLDAGRIEAIAGDEVLARFIKANKEKKEGKELYTILEGSDFGKEEYGIGAKKEDTYLIEKINETIEELKKDGTYKKIYDKWFGAE
- a CDS encoding membrane lipoprotein lipid attachment site-containing protein; translated protein: MKKIILILASVFMLTSCIYEDYNHYPPSRGRPPYNNGNKRPIGNGGPPRPGNPNNGRPNHGRPNPNNGRPNHNNRH
- a CDS encoding M23 family metallopeptidase: MKKSFIVTITDSKGIKSYKFSQKIKKIVSMLGISVTIYLLISIIALLFLGGSYLKNIDILSQNSELRKFKNDYEEEQKREQERENKKATMSNLNEVSKTKKRKVLTMIPNSYPVKPDTRVTSPFGGRIHPIAGVQKDHKGIDFGTGMNADIFSTADGIVSFAGQQNGYGNVVIIDHSFGLQSFYAHLDSYSVKTREFVKKGQVVAKSGNTGNSTGPHLHYEIRFYGVQLDPMNFIKWSEDDFEYLFKNERSIEWESFLKEII